Below is a window of Desulfonispora thiosulfatigenes DSM 11270 DNA.
AAACAATTTGACGTAATTGTTACTGAAAATATGTTTGGTGATATCTTAAGTGACCAAGCGGCAGCTTTAGCAGGATCCCTTGGAATGCTTCCATCAGCTAGTTTAGGCGGAGAAATTGGTGTTTATGAACCAGCTCATGGTTCAGCTCCAGATATTGCAGGACAGGATAAAGCAAACCCACTTGCAACGATTCTTTCGCTAGCTATGATGTTAAGGTTTACCTGTAAAAATGAAGAAGCAGCTAAGGCTATTGAAGTAGCTGTGGAAAAAGTAATGAATGCGGGTTTTGCAACGATAGATATTGCCGGCCCAAATAGCAAATTAGTAGGTACCAAAGAAATGGCTGAGTTAGTGCTTAAAGAGATATAAATATAAAAAGGGCTCCCTTAGGGAGCTTCTTTTGTTTGTAAAATATTAATCTTACTCAGGAGGAATAAACATGATTATTTTAGAAAAACCCTATGTTTCAGAATTACTGATAAATTCATTAATTGAAGATAATATCCCTGTCCTTAAAAATGCTGTTTTAGAAGAAATGGCAGAAAAGAATAAATTAAAGGTATTAGCTGAACAAGAATTTAAAAATAGAATTACAGTAGATACTAAATTGTATTCTAATTCAGAAAATGCCTTAGGGTGGATAGCTGCTAATTTACCTGATTATTATGAGGAAAAAAAATAAATATCTTTAAGGATAAAGTAGAATTTAGAAAATTATTAAAAGATATTTATCCGGATTTTTTATTTAGGGAAATTGAGACAACGGAAATTGAAGATTTAGATATAAATACATTGAAAACTCCTTTTATTCTTAAGCCGGCAATCGGATTTTTTAGTATGGGCGTCTATAAAATAACTTCTGAAAGTGATTTAGAGTTAGCTAAAGAAGATATCCAAAAGAACATTAGAGATGTGCAAAAATTATATCCTAAAGATGTTATTGATGGGACAAGATTCATTATCGAAGAATGTATCGCAGGAGAAGAATACGCTATCGACGCTTATTTTGACTCAGAGGGTGAACCTGTTATTTTAGATATTTTAAAGCATGATTTTTCCTCGGAAGCTGATGTCAGCGATAGAGCTTATTATACGAGCAAAGAAATCATTGAAGAATATTTAGATAAATTCACGAAATTACTTATAACCATCAATGAAAAAACAAATCTTAAAAACTTTCCTTTTCATATAGAAGTAAAGGTAAATAGGGATAGAATAACCCCAATTGAAATAAATCCTCTAAGATTCGCGGGCTGGTGTACTACAGATATCGCTTATTATGCTTATGGGGTAAATGTTTATAAATATTATTTAGAAAATCAAAAGCCTGATTGGAATAAAATTCTAGAGGGTAAGGAAGGTAAATTATATAGCATGATCATTCTAGATCGTCCCCAACACCTAGCAGTTGAAGAAATTAAAGAATTTAATTATGATAGGGTTTTAAATAGTTTTGCAAAACCTTTAGAACTAAGAAAAATAGATCACAGGGAATATCCAGTTTTTGGATTTGTATTTACCGAAACAGAGCAGGAAAACAAAAGAGAAATAGAAGACATTTTGAAATCGGATTTACTAGAATATATTGAGTTAAGATAAGTAAAAAACAATGACAACTAGATTTAGTTGTCATTGTTTTTTTAGAGATTAAAAGGAAATTTAAGGAACAATGGAGATTTAATTCTAATCATCCTCTTTTTCAATTTCAAATATCTGTCCTGTATTGGCGTTGATTTTAACTTCATATAAACCATATGTGGTGAGAATATATACTTCATAGACTAATACCCCGTCTTCATAGTCTAATTCAACCTTTACCACTTTACCGGGGATTTGTTGTAAAGCAATTTGAATAGCCATTTCGCTATTGACTCGATAACTTCCCCAATAATTATCCCAGATAACAGGAAAACTATTGTTTCTATAATAATATTTTAACAATATTAAAACCACCTTTTTAATATTTGTAGCTAATATTAAAATATGTATAATATTTTTAAGAGGTACTCAATGTGGAAAATATGCATTTCTTTATTATGTTTTATTAATTTTATTAATAAAACACTCAGATGAATCAGCACTTTAAGAGCCTTTATAAATAGATGCTCTTTGGTGTCTAAAATATTGACTCGAGTCCACTTGAATTTGTCATAATAGCAAGTATGAAAAACTCATAAAATAGACTAAACAATTGATATGACAAGGATAGAGTGTGTTTTGCATTCTGTCTTTTTTAATTTTCTTTCTTTGGGTTTGTCATAGTGCATTATATAATAGTGTTATGTAAAACTAAAAATGAAGGTGTAAAAACATGGAAAGTGTTGATCCGATTAGAGATTAAAAGAAGATACAGGATAGGTTTGATGATAAGAGAGAGTCTGTAAATAAAATGACATAAAATAATTTATGAGTGGTTAGTTTATTTTCGAGTTTCAATGATGAATATAATTTATAATATGAATCGTAGTTATGGTAGACTTCTATTATTCAATATTTAAACCTAACTCAAGTATAAGAGCAAGGTCAGAGGAAGTAGTATGTATATGTAATGAATTTGCTATATGTTAGAATTTCATAAGTACGAGGAGTGAATTATATATTTAAAATAATTGATGACAAAAAGGCCTTGCTAGAGAGTAAAAGACCATTTCCACAACATACTTTAAAAAGTATAAGAAAAAAATACTACTTGAATGGACTTATAACTCAAATGCAATAGAAGGAAATACTCTTACACTTATGGAAACTAAAGTTGTATTAGAAAGCATTACTGTAGGAGGAAAAACGTTTAGAGAACATTTAGAAATAGTAAATCATAAAGATACTATACTTTATATAGAAGATATAGTTAAAAGTAAAGAAGAACTCACGGAGTGGCAGATAAAAAATATTCATAGACTGATTTTAAAGGGAATCGAGGATAAATACGCTGGAAGTTACAGAGAGGGCTTCTATCGTCCAATTATATTTGTAGGTATACATCCTTTTATAGATGGTAATGGGAGGACTTCAAGGTTACTTTTGAACTTAGAATTAATGAAAGCGGGATATCCACCTATAATTATAAGAAAAGAAAATAGATTAGAATATTATAATGCTTTAGACAAAGCACATACAACTAAAAACAACAAAGATTTTGTTAATTTAGTCTTAGCAGAAGTAAATTCTATATTAGATTTATATTTAAAGTATTTATAGTTAATTTGAATTGATAGAATCATTTGGAAAAAGTCAGGACCAATAATATACAATCCGCAAAATAAATCTTTAAGTAAAGGAACTAGTATATAAAAATGAAAAATAAAGTAAAAATTATATTATATGCATTATTTATATTAAATGTTGTACGATAATAAATCGTTTTAAAATTAAATTGGTTAATCAAATAACCTAAAATACCAACCTGACTTGGATTTATAATCTGAGTCAGGTTTTTATATGGAAAGTTAACTTGACTTTTAGTGTTGAAATGATAGAATATCATATGGAAAGGATGCTTTCCTTAGGAGGAGTTTGACTTGAAAAATAGATTAGAAGAAATCAGAAAGAAACGAGGTATTAAACAAGAAGAATTAGCGTCTGCCCTTGAAGTTTCAAGGCAGACAATTGGCTCATTGGAAAATGGTAGATACAATCCATCTATTATTTTAGCATTTAAAATCGCCAGATATTTTCAAATGAGCATTGAGGAAATTTTTATTTATGAGGAGGAAAATTAATGAAAAAGATATGGTATATTGGATATGTTTTGGCTCTAACTATAGCAATTATTATTGCTGTAACGGATCTACCAAACTCAGTTGATGCAGGGTTAGGGCTTTTATTTACATTTATTCTTTCAATTAGTTATGTACAGTTAAGTCACAGTAAAAGAATGGATACTGATAAGGATTATAAAGTAGATGTACTTGATGAACGAAATATTTCTATTAAAGAAAAAGCCGGAAATATTTCTAATGTTATTACGTTGATGCTTTTAGGGTTTGTTACAGTAATATTTATTGTTATGGATTATATAGTGCCTGCCGTTATACTAGGTAGTATTATTTTCATCCAGCCATTAATTTTAATAGCAGTTAGTACTTTCGTTGAAAAACGTATTTAAAGTATTTTGAAAAGGAGGAGATTTAAATAGAGATTAATTTTGAAATAACAGAAGATGATTATATTAAATTTAATTTATATCATGTGTTAAACTCACCTTCACAAAAAAAGACCTATAACTTGTTAAGATTTATAGTGCCTTTATTATTTTCAGTGCCTATATATACAATAGGTACGACCGTATTTAAACAGCCTGAGATTTACTGGATGATTAGTGCCCTATTATTTATTATCTTTTGGATAATTTATTACCCAAAGCAGTTTAGGAAAACAATCAAAAAACAAACAAAAAAGCTATTGCTAGAGGGTGATAATTCTTCTTTTTTTGGTAAAAAGACTATGATAATTGATGAAAATAATTTAAAGGTTATTAGTGCAGATTCTACAGAGGTAATATCTTTAAAAAGTATAAAATTTGTTAAGGTTTATGATGACATGATACTTATTTATTTAAGTGCTGTTACGGCTCAGATTATACCTACTAGATATTTAAATGAAAATTCTAAAAGATATCTTTTAAAAATATTGAGCATCAATTAATAAAAACACCTAACTCAAGGGTAGTGGTAAAACCAATATCGAATATTTGGAAAAACTGAGTATGAGAAAAGCATCTAAAAAAACTTTCTATATATGCGTATAGGGAAAAATGATGTTGGTTAGTTATTGAGTAATTTTACAAATATTAGAACTGGAAATAATGATCTGTTTTTTGTGAAAAGTTAACCAAGTTAAAAGTTTTATAAACGACTCTTTTTGAACATTAGTTGACATATTTAATAAAGCATCATTTACTAATAATGGCATACAACCAAGTCCTATTGTATCATATAAGTAGGTAGGTGAACTGGATGAAAATCCAAAATCCTCATGATAAGTTTTTAAAGAAAACGTTTTCAAATATAGAAGTAACAAGAGATTTTATAAATAATTATTTGCCAGAATTTTAATGAAAAAGACATTAAGAAAATAACAAAAGAAATAGAGGGTATTTATCCTGAAGAGAGCTAGCTAATTATGATTACTTCTGAAGACTTAGAAGAGAAGGCCTAGAAAAAGGAATATATTGATTCAGTAAGTATAAATAAAAAAACAGGATATGTAATAATTAAGGAGAGAAAAGTATGTTTAAAGAAATTGATGAAAAAAAAGCCCTAATAGAGAGCAAAAGACCATTTTCCCAACATACTTTAAAAAGTATAAGAGAAAAACTATTACTTGACTGGACTCACAATTCAAATGCAATAGAAGGAAATACTCTTACACTTATGGAAACTAAAGTTGTATTAGAAGGCATTACTGTAGGTGGAAAAACACTTAAAGAACATCTAGAAATAATAAATCATAGAGATGCTATACTTTATAGTGAAGATATAGTTAAAAATAAAGAAGAACTTACAGAGTGGCAGATAAAAAACATTCATAGACTGATTTTAAAGGGAATAGAGGATAAGTATGCTGGAAGTTATAGAGACGGGCAAGTGATAATAGCAGGAGCTGAACATATATCACCAGAACCATTTTTAATAAAAAATGAAATGGAAGGTTTTATTAACTGGTATTATAATGAGGGACAAAAGCTTCATCCCATAGAGATGGCTTCGATGGTTCATATCATATTTGTAGGTATACATCCTTTTATAGATGGTAATGGGAGGACTTCAAGGTTACTTTTAAACTTAGAATTAATAAAAGCGGGATATCCACCTATAATTATAAGAAAAGAAAATAGATTAGAATATTATAATATTTTAGACAAAGCACATACGACTAAAAACAACAAAGATTTTGTTAATTTAGTCTTAGCAGAATTAAATACTACATTAGATTTATATTTAAAGTATTTATAGTTAAATGATTCAATTTCCATCTTATATCTTGATTTACCAAGAATAAACTAACGTTTATTCGAATTTAAATTATAAAGAGGAAGAATGCTAATGGAGAATATTTATAATATTATTGACAGTCTAATGAAACAATATGATAAGCCTTTTTACTTTTACGATGAAAGTGTCATTGCAAAAAATATTAAGATACTTAAAGAAAAGTTTCTAAGATTTGAATTTTTATATTCAATAAAGGCAAACCCCTATACACCCATTGTAGATTTCATAGTATCAGAGGGGCTTGGAGCTGATGCAGCATCATCAGAAGAGGTAATTCTTGCTTACAACACAGGTTTAACATCTGAAAAAATATTATATTCAACTCCAGGAAAAACGCGTAACGATATTGAAAAGACTTATGATAAGTCAATTATAATAGCTGATAGTTATAATGAACTTGTTTTAATTAACGAAGTGGCAAAGGATAAAGATATCCAGATAAAAGTTGGTATTAGAATTAATCCGGATTTTGACATAGATAGTGGGGTAGGAGTAAGTAGTAAATTTGGTGTTGACGAAGATACCCTAGTGAAACAGAAAAGTTTTTTAGATAGTTTAAAAAATTTGAAAATCATAGGAATACATGTTCATCTACGTTCTCAGATAATTGATTATCGGATACTTTATAGATATTATGAAAAGGTATTTCTATTATCTTTATTTTGTAAAGAGGTAATGAAA
It encodes the following:
- a CDS encoding ATP-grasp domain-containing protein, with protein sequence MKTPFILKPAIGFFSMGVYKITSESDLELAKEDIQKNIRDVQKLYPKDVIDGTRFIIEECIAGEEYAIDAYFDSEGEPVILDILKHDFSSEADVSDRAYYTSKEIIEEYLDKFTKLLITINEKTNLKNFPFHIEVKVNRDRITPIEINPLRFAGWCTTDIAYYAYGVNVYKYYLENQKPDWNKILEGKEGKLYSMIILDRPQHLAVEEIKEFNYDRVLNSFAKPLELRKIDHREYPVFGFVFTETEQENKREIEDILKSDLLEYIELR
- a CDS encoding Fic family protein; this encodes MFKEIDEKKALIESKRPFSQHTLKSIREKLLLDWTHNSNAIEGNTLTLMETKVVLEGITVGGKTLKEHLEIINHRDAILYSEDIVKNKEELTEWQIKNIHRLILKGIEDKYAGSYRDGQVIIAGAEHISPEPFLIKNEMEGFINWYYNEGQKLHPIEMASMVHIIFVGIHPFIDGNGRTSRLLLNLELIKAGYPPIIIRKENRLEYYNILDKAHTTKNNKDFVNLVLAELNTTLDLYLKYL
- a CDS encoding YcxB family protein, with the translated sequence MIIDENNLKVISADSTEVISLKSIKFVKVYDDMILIYLSAVTAQIIPTRYLNENSKRYLLKILSIN
- a CDS encoding Rpn family recombination-promoting nuclease/putative transposase, translated to MKIQNPHDKFLKKTFSNIEVTRDFINNYLPEF
- a CDS encoding PepSY domain-containing protein; the encoded protein is MLKYYYRNNSFPVIWDNYWGSYRVNSEMAIQIALQQIPGKVVKVELDYEDGVLVYEVYILTTYGLYEVKINANTGQIFEIEKEDD
- a CDS encoding Fic family protein translates to METKVVLESITVGGKTFREHLEIVNHKDTILYIEDIVKSKEELTEWQIKNIHRLILKGIEDKYAGSYREGFYRPIIFVGIHPFIDGNGRTSRLLLNLELMKAGYPPIIIRKENRLEYYNALDKAHTTKNNKDFVNLVLAEVNSILDLYLKYL
- a CDS encoding helix-turn-helix transcriptional regulator codes for the protein MKNRLEEIRKKRGIKQEELASALEVSRQTIGSLENGRYNPSIILAFKIARYFQMSIEEIFIYEEEN
- a CDS encoding diaminopimelate decarboxylase family protein — protein: MENIYNIIDSLMKQYDKPFYFYDESVIAKNIKILKEKFLRFEFLYSIKANPYTPIVDFIVSEGLGADAASSEEVILAYNTGLTSEKILYSTPGKTRNDIEKTYDKSIIIADSYNELVLINEVAKDKDIQIKVGIRINPDFDIDSGVGVSSKFGVDEDTLVKQKSFLDSLKNLKIIGIHVHLRSQIIDYRILYRYYEKVFLLSLFCKEVMKWELDFINFGGGLGIVYSSLNDSPLDLELLSEKCEVLFQRFKDKIKVRLILETGRFVVCEAGQYITQIVDIKESRGTKYLIVKNSLNGFFRPSIAEFLAAYTPKEKNYRAVNHYSRRKMLLILR